In the genome of Deinococcus deserti VCD115, one region contains:
- the ruvB gene encoding Holliday junction branch migration DNA helicase RuvB: MTDPATHLDAALRPKTLTEYVGQEKLKDKLGVYLQAAKGRREALDHTLLFGPPGLGKTTLAHIIAAELGVNIRVTSGPAIEKPGDLAAILTNSLEEGDVLFIDEIHRLGRVAEEHLYPAMEDFKLDIVLGQGPAARTIELPLPRFTLVGATTRPGLITAPMRSRFGIIEHLEYYTAEEIGTNLLRDARLLGFGLEEDAALEIGARSRGTMRIAKRLLRRVRDYADVAGETVISLERAHDALDKQGLDAAGLDDRDKKYLETLIHRFAGGPVGVDTLATAISEDALTLEDVYEPYLIQLGFIKRTPRGRVATAHAYDHLGLPVSGGDGDLGLFVN; encoded by the coding sequence ATGACTGATCCCGCTACCCATCTGGACGCCGCCCTGCGTCCGAAAACCCTGACAGAGTATGTGGGGCAGGAAAAGCTGAAGGACAAGCTTGGGGTCTATCTGCAAGCCGCCAAGGGCCGGCGGGAGGCGCTGGACCACACGCTGCTGTTTGGCCCCCCAGGGCTGGGCAAGACCACCCTGGCCCACATCATCGCCGCCGAGCTGGGCGTCAATATCCGCGTCACGTCAGGCCCAGCGATTGAGAAGCCGGGGGACCTCGCTGCCATTCTGACCAACAGCCTGGAAGAAGGCGACGTGCTGTTTATCGACGAAATTCACCGCCTGGGGCGCGTGGCTGAAGAGCATCTGTACCCAGCGATGGAAGATTTCAAGCTGGACATCGTGCTGGGCCAGGGGCCCGCCGCCCGCACCATTGAGCTGCCGCTGCCGCGCTTCACGCTGGTGGGCGCAACGACCCGCCCCGGGCTGATTACGGCGCCTATGCGCAGCCGCTTCGGGATCATTGAGCACCTGGAGTACTACACCGCCGAGGAGATCGGCACCAACCTGCTGCGCGACGCCCGCCTGCTGGGTTTCGGCCTGGAAGAAGACGCCGCCCTGGAAATCGGGGCACGCAGCCGCGGCACCATGCGTATTGCCAAGCGCCTGCTGCGGCGCGTGCGTGACTATGCCGATGTGGCCGGCGAAACCGTGATCAGCCTGGAGCGTGCCCATGACGCGCTGGACAAGCAGGGCCTGGATGCGGCGGGTCTGGATGACCGCGACAAGAAATACCTCGAAACCCTGATTCATCGTTTCGCGGGTGGTCCGGTGGGCGTGGATACCCTGGCGACAGCCATCAGCGAGGACGCCCTGACGCTGGAAGACGTGTACGAGCCCTACCTGATCCAGCTGGGCTTCATCAAGCGCACTCCGCGCGGACGGGTGGCCACGGCGCACGCCTACGACCACCTTGGGCTGCCGGTCAGCGGCGGAGACGGGGACCTGGGTCTGTTCGTGAACTAG